A window from Salvia miltiorrhiza cultivar Shanhuang (shh) chromosome 2, IMPLAD_Smil_shh, whole genome shotgun sequence encodes these proteins:
- the LOC131009777 gene encoding uncharacterized protein LOC131009777, translated as MSTFSSFYFEDQISTKWTTLPRNIEMPVAENDDPLCLAIFKPIGRSLGRGTKRYMDEREWLAAHMYILSNCAEVAETYSKIFKEEKRYANPYMTDAEFEVAFHNEFIVWFNHYVCRPCNDELNPYIRSLAAGPLREIETYSGYFVNGYRFHTTDHDRESATVNSGVCIKGSVYGSDRDVLDFYGRLQEVCVLEYPGYPIKQTVLFNCEWFDLSAQGTSIDTDFKLVSLNHTRRYKKYDPFVLSSQVVQVFYCPYPSTNQSKKNWWSACKVNARSKVEVSTAASTSTLDQPFQEEVVTIMPTHTSVGIEQPLLLHPLGGVVEIEDDDEAEDDDSPLTSNDSDDDSSDAYE; from the exons atgtcaaccttctcttcgttttactttgaagatcaaatatctacaaagtggacaactttgcctcgcaatattgagatgcccgttgctgaaaatgatgatcctctttgtctcgccatattcaaacctattgggcgttcacttggccgagggacgaagagatacatggatgagcgcgaatggcttgctgcacacatgtatattttgagcaattgtgcagaggttgcagagacatatagcaa gatcttcaaggaggaaaaacgatatgcaaatccttacatgactgatgcagagtttgaagtcgcgtttcacaacgagtttattgtgtggtttaaccattac gtttgtcgtccttgtaacgacgagttgaacccttatattaggtcgcttgcagctggaccattaagggagattgaaacatactccggctatttcgtgaatggctacaggtttcacacaactgatcatgatagagagagtgcgactgtgaacagtggcgtttgcataaaaggctcggtctatggtagtgatagagatgtgctagacttttatgggcgtctgcaagaggtttgcgtgctggagtatccggggtatccaattaagcagacagtcttgttcaactgtgaatggtttgacttgtcggctcagggaacttctattgatacagacttcaagttagtttcactgaaccacacacgaagatataagaagtatgatccctttgttttgtcgagtcaagtagttcaagtgttttactgtccctatcccagtacgaaccaatcaaagaaaaattggtggtcagcatgcaaagtcaacgcaagatcaaaggttgaagtgtctactgcagcatctacatcaacattagatcaaccatttcaagaagaagtggttactattatgcctactcacacaagtgtaggcattgaacaaccacttctccttcatcccctcggtggagtcgttgagattgaagatgacgatgaagcagaagacgatgattccccgttgacatctaacgatagtgatgatgatagtagtgatgcttatgaataa
- the LOC131010478 gene encoding sugar transporter ERD6-like 6, which yields MSFRDEVEDGRGDLRKPFLHTGSWYRMGSRQSSLMGSSQVIRDSSISVLACVFIVALGPIQFGFTCGYSSPTQNDITRDLNLTVSQFSLFGSLSNVGAMVGAIASGQIAEYIGRKGSLMIAAIPNIIGWLAISFAKDFSFLYMGRLLEGFGVGIISYTVPVYIAEIAPQNLRGGLGSVNQLSVTIGILLSYLLGLFVNWRVLAVLGILPCLILIPGLFFIPESPRWLAKMGMTDDFEASLQVLRGFDTDISVEVNEIKRSVASTSRRTAIRFADLKVRRYWLPLMIGIGLLVFQQLSGTNGVIFYSTTIFESAGISSSNAATVGVGIIQVIATGVSTWLVDKTGRRVLLLISSSGMALSLLVVAVAFFLKGAVAHDSSLYGLLGILSVVGVVCMIIAFSLGMGPIPWLIMSEILPPKIKGLAGSVATLLNWFVSWVVTMTAPLLLDWSSGGTFTFYASMCVATVTFVAIWVPETKGKTLEEIQNSFR from the exons ATGAGTTTCCGGGATGAAGTGGAAGATGGGAGGGGCGATCTGCGGAAGCCATTTCTGCATACTGGGAGTTGGTATCGAATGGGTTCGAGGCAGTCTAGTTTGATGGGATCTTCTCAAGTCATAAGGGACAGCTCTATCTCAGTCTTGGCTTGCGTCTTCATCGTCGCCTTGGGCCCTATCCAGTTTGGCTTCACT TGTGGTTATTCCTCACCAACACAAAATGATATCACCAGAGATCTTAACCTTACAGTCTCACAG TTCTCCTTATTTGGTTCTTTATCAAACGTGGGAGCTATGGTTGGAGCAATAGCTAGCGGTCAAATTGCTGAGTACATTGGAAGAAAGGGG TCTTTAATGATAGCTGCCATACCTAATATCATAGGCTGGCTAGCAATATCATTTGCCAAG GACTTTTCTTTTCTCTACATGGGAAGACTTTTGGAAGGATTTGGTGTGGGTATAATCTCTTACACG GTGCCTGTATATATAGCAGAGATAGCACCTCAAAATCTCAGAGGAGGATTAGGTTCAGTGAACCAG CTCTCTGTGACAATTGGGATCTTGCTATCGTATCTTTTGGGACTATTCGTGAATTGGAGAGTTCTTGCAGTTCTAG GAATATTACCCTGCCTCATATTGATACCTGGCCTCTTTTTCATCCCAGAATCTCCTCGGTGGTTG GCAAAAATGGGCATGACTGATGACTTTGAAGCTTCTCTGCAAGTACTTCGTGGTTTTGACACTGATATTTCAGTTGAAGTAAATGAAATCAAG AGGTCCGTGGCTTCAACAAGCCGAAGAACAGCTATCCGGTTTGCAGATCTCAAAGTGAGACGATATTGGCTACCTCTGATG ATAGGAATTGGATTACTTGTCTTCCAACAGCTATCTGGAACAAATGGTGTTATCTTCTACTCCACTACTATATTTGAGTCAGCTG GAATCTCGTCAAGCAATGCTGCTACAGTAGGAGTCGGCATTATTCAG GTCATTGCTACTGGAGTTTCAACATGGTTGGTGGACAAAACCGGACGCAGGGTTCTTTTACTT ATATCCTCTTCTGGGATGGCTCTCAGTCTCCTAGTTGTTGCTGTCGCATTCTTTCTTAAG GGTGCCGTAGCACATGATTCTTCACTATATGGCTTATTGGGGATCCTCTCAGTTGTAGGTGTTGTG TGCATGATTATTGCTTTTTCACTTGGAATGGGGCCCATTCCCTGGCTTATAATGTCCGAG ATTCTTCCACCTAAAATCAAAGGCCTAGCTGGAAGTGTGGCGACTTTGTTAAACTGGTTCGTTTCGTGGGTCGTTACCATGACAGCACCATTGCTACTAGATTGGAGCAGCGGAG GAACTTTCACATTTTACGCGTCCATGTGTGTCGCCACGGTGACATTTGTGGCGATTTGGGTGCCGGAAACAAAGGGCAAAACGTTAGAGGAAATCCAGAACTCCTTCAGATGA
- the LOC131010477 gene encoding 3-ketoacyl-CoA synthase 4-like has translation MAGGGEGAAAAQASGATVGVRIHPARRLPDFLQSVNLKYVKLGYHYLISHLITLCLVPIMVIIIIEASQMNPDDVRQLWLHLQYNLVSVITCSAFLVFGSTVYIMTRPRPVYLVDYSCYRAPDSLKAPYDRFMKHSRLTGDFDESSLEFQRKILERSGLGDETYVPEAMHSIPPQPSMQAAREEAEEVMYGALDKLFANTSVKPKEIGVLVVNCSLFNPTPSLSAMIVNKYKLRGNIKSFNLGGMGCSAGVIAIDLAKDMLQVHRNTYAIVVSTENITQNWYFGNKKSMLIPNCLFRVGGAAVLLSNKSKDRRRAKYKLVHVVRTHKGADDKAFRCVYQEQDDVGKIGVSLSKDLMAIAGGALKTNITTLGPLVLPISEQLLFFATLVIKKLLKKNVKPYIPDFKLAFDHFCIHAGGRAVIDELERNLQLLPVHVEASRMTLHRFGNTSSSSIWYELAYIEAKGRMRRGHRVWQIAFGSGFKCNSAVWQALRSVRPSKNGPWDDCIDRYPVKVVS, from the coding sequence ATGGCCGGAGGGGGAGAGGGCGCCGCGGCTGCGCAAGCGAGCGGCGCCACCGTCGGTGTCCGGATCCACCCGGCGCGGCGGCTGCCGGACTTCCTGCAGAGTGTGAACTTGAAGTACGTGAAGCTGGGCTACCATTACTTGATCTCTCATTTGATAACGCTGTGTCTGGTCCCAATCAtggtcatcatcatcattgagGCGTCGCAGATGAATCCCGATGACGTGCGGCAGCTGTGGCTGCATCTGCAATACAATCTCGTCTCGGTCATCACCTGCTCCGCCTTCCTCGTCTTCGGATCCACCGTCTACATCATGACCCGCCCCCGACCCGTTTACCTCGTCGACTACTCCTGCTACCGCGCGCCGGACAGCCTCAAGGCGCCCTACGACCGCTTCATGAAGCATTCTCGATTAACCGGCGATTTCGACGAATCGTCGCTCGAATTCCAGCGGAAGATCCTCGAGAGGTCGGGCCTCGGCGACGAGACCTACGTGCCGGAGGCGATGCATTCCATCCCGCCGCAGCCGTCGATGCAGGCGGCGCGGGAGGAGGCGGAGGAGGTCATGTACGGCGCGCTCGACAAATTGTTCGCCAACACTAGTGTCAAGCCCAAGGAAATTGGGGTTTTGGTTGTCAATTGCAGCCTGTTCAATCCAACGCCGTCGTTGTCTGCTATGATTGTGAACAAGTACAAATTGAGGGGGAATATCAAGAGCTTCAATCTTGGGGGAATGGGGTGCAGCGCTGGCGTGATTGCCATCGATTTGGCCAAGGATATGCTGCAGGTCCACCGGAATACCTACGCCATCGTGGTCAGCACCGAGAACATCACGCAGAATTGGTATTTCGGTAACAAGAAATCGATGCTGATCCCGAATTGCTTGTTCAGAGTGGGAGGCGCGGCGGTGCTGCTCTCGAATAAGTCCAAGGATCGGCGGAGGGCCAAGTACAAGCTCGTTCACGTGGTGAGGACGCATAAAGGCGCTGATGATAAGGCGTTTCGCTGTGTCTATCAAGAGCAGGATGATGTTGGCAAGATTGGGGTTTCCTTGTCGAAAGACCTCATGGCCATTGCCGGTGGTGCCCTCAAGACGAACATCACCACATTGGGGCCTCTGGTGCTGCCTATAAGCGAGCAGCTGCTGTTCTTTGCCACGTTGGTGATCAAGAAGCTGTTGAAGAAGAACGTGAAGCCTTACATCCCGGATTTCAAGCTGGCGTTTGATCATTTCTGCATACACGCGGGAGGGAGAGCTGTGATTGATGAGCTTGAGAGGAACCTGCAGCTGCTGCCTGTCCATGTTGAAGCCTCGAGGATGACTCTCCATCGCTTTGGGAACACTTCCTCGAGCTCCATTTGGTACGAGCTCGCCTACATTGAGGCCAAGGGAAGGATGCGCCGTGGACACAGAGTGTGGCAGATTGCTTTTGGGAGTGGTTTCAAGTGTAATAGCGCTGTTTGGCAGGCGCTGCGTAGCGTCAGGCCCTCTAAAAACGGGCCTTGGGACGACTGCATCGACAGGTACCCTGTGAAGGTAGTTTCTTAG